A portion of the Syntrophus gentianae genome contains these proteins:
- a CDS encoding tetratricopeptide repeat protein: MNPKAHPVFEQISLFDDAYTLFNSGLADLIALNLQTARDSFERYAEIYRAQEQMADFLKVVDFLEKKLAQIPDSDEKPACLYDLLNTFETDAETVACLSKDIRDGIRSSFQRRILQAIEDYHLCDAPYLSNSVPTGYVYLQAGRPAEAIRALQACLPLSPRNSLIYGYLGDAYAMRNEFAQARQCYLNACLNDPKAVDWNFLQDSDLVSLKDRLMDRYGNEALALEWLPVHAMFLDLFKPNLLGFYEGLKELVEDYLALQKKFQRAPEPELKARLFLRALLLCNQEAHLRFIKTVNFIDLRKMMKNLDAGLFAKYLKWIEKRKSTSK, translated from the coding sequence ATGAACCCAAAAGCCCATCCTGTTTTTGAACAGATTTCCTTATTCGATGATGCCTACACCCTGTTCAACAGCGGTCTTGCCGATCTTATTGCGCTGAACCTGCAGACAGCCCGGGATTCTTTCGAGCGTTACGCGGAAATCTATCGGGCACAGGAGCAGATGGCAGATTTCCTTAAAGTCGTCGATTTTCTGGAAAAGAAACTGGCGCAGATTCCCGACAGCGACGAGAAACCGGCCTGCCTCTATGACCTTTTGAACACCTTTGAAACCGATGCCGAAACGGTTGCCTGCCTTTCAAAAGACATCCGGGACGGAATCCGTTCCTCTTTCCAGCGCAGGATTCTCCAGGCGATCGAAGATTATCACCTGTGCGACGCCCCTTACCTTTCCAACTCAGTTCCCACGGGATATGTTTACCTGCAGGCCGGTCGTCCGGCCGAGGCCATCAGAGCGCTGCAGGCCTGCCTTCCCCTTTCACCCAGGAATAGCCTTATTTACGGCTATCTCGGTGACGCCTATGCAATGCGCAATGAGTTTGCACAAGCCCGGCAATGTTACCTGAACGCCTGCCTGAACGATCCGAAGGCGGTGGATTGGAATTTTCTGCAGGATTCTGATCTCGTCTCTCTGAAGGACAGGCTCATGGACCGGTATGGAAACGAAGCTCTGGCTCTGGAATGGCTGCCGGTCCATGCCATGTTTCTGGATCTTTTCAAACCGAATTTACTGGGTTTCTACGAAGGGCTGAAGGAACTGGTGGAAGATTATCTCGCGCTGCAGAAGAAATTCCAACGGGCCCCGGAACCCGAGCTCAAGGCCAGACTGTTTCTTCGCGCTCTTCTTCTGTGCAATCAGGAAGCGCATTTGAGATTTATAAAAACCGTGAATTTTATTGATCTTCGCAAGATGATGAAGAACCTCGATGCAGGATTGTTCGCAAAATATCTGAAGTGGATAGAAAAGAGAAAATCCACCTCGAAGTAA
- the minE gene encoding cell division topological specificity factor MinE, with product MNILNYFSFLKQRKSAAVAKERLQIIVAHERSTLYHGSFDFLPIMQKELLDVVRKYVNVADNQIKVNVEKNGNYEVLEVNIALADAEGRFSLP from the coding sequence ATGAATATCTTGAATTATTTCAGTTTTCTGAAACAACGAAAAAGTGCGGCGGTCGCAAAGGAGCGCCTGCAGATTATCGTGGCCCACGAGCGGAGCACTCTTTACCACGGTTCCTTCGATTTCCTTCCGATCATGCAGAAGGAGCTGCTGGACGTCGTCAGAAAATATGTCAACGTCGCCGATAACCAGATCAAGGTTAACGTGGAAAAGAACGGCAATTATGAAGTCCTGGAAGTCAATATCGCTTTAGCCGATGCAGAAGGACGTTTCAGTCTCCCATAG
- the minD gene encoding septum site-determining protein MinD, translating into MARIIVVTSGKGGVGKTTTSAAIATGLALRGHKTVVIDFDIGLRNLDLIMGCERRVVYDFVNVIRGEGNLNQALIKDKRVEDLYVLPASQTRDKDTLTVEGVEKVFEELKERFDFIVCDSPAGIEHGAIMAMYFADEAIIVTNPEVSSVRDSDRIIGILASKTKRAQNGDAPVREHLLVTRYFPKRVNTGDMMSAKDIQEILAIPLLGIIPESPSVLQASNSGVPVPLDKNSDAGQAYLDVVARFLGEDRPERFLTKKSFFARLFGN; encoded by the coding sequence TTGGCTAGAATCATCGTTGTTACCTCCGGAAAGGGTGGCGTGGGAAAGACCACGACCAGCGCCGCTATTGCTACAGGCCTTGCATTGCGTGGGCATAAAACGGTTGTCATCGATTTTGACATCGGGTTGCGTAATCTGGACCTGATCATGGGTTGTGAACGTCGCGTTGTGTACGATTTCGTCAATGTCATCAGGGGAGAGGGGAATCTCAATCAGGCATTGATCAAGGACAAGCGCGTCGAGGACCTCTATGTCCTCCCCGCATCCCAGACCCGGGATAAGGATACGTTGACCGTGGAAGGGGTCGAAAAAGTTTTTGAAGAACTTAAGGAGCGTTTTGATTTCATTGTGTGCGACTCGCCGGCCGGGATCGAACACGGGGCCATTATGGCCATGTATTTCGCCGATGAAGCCATTATTGTAACCAATCCGGAGGTATCCTCCGTTCGCGATTCGGACCGGATCATCGGCATTCTGGCCAGCAAAACCAAGCGGGCACAGAATGGAGACGCCCCGGTCCGGGAGCATCTGCTGGTAACCCGCTACTTCCCCAAACGCGTCAATACCGGGGACATGATGAGCGCCAAGGATATTCAGGAAATTCTGGCGATCCCGTTGCTGGGCATTATTCCGGAATCCCCGTCGGTTCTTCAGGCCTCCAATTCCGGGGTTCCCGTTCCCCTGGATAAGAATAGCGACGCCGGGCAGGCCTACCTGGATGTCGTCGCCCGTTTTCTCGGGGAAGACCGACCGGAACGCTTTCTGACAAAAAAGAGTTTTTTTGCTCGCTTATTTGGAAATTAG
- the minC gene encoding septum site-determining protein MinC codes for MSSSVAHTPVLELKGNLLSLMVLYLYDSDRDRIEQQFTEKIAKAKNLFHNAPLVLDLNALQNPEAPVDFHHLVDLFRRHGLVPVGIRGGNSQQQEAALRLSLGILPDTKPVVSRTEPQEERTLPATKDKIVSQPVRSGQQVIALQGDLVVLSAVNPGAEVLAGKSIHVYGALRGRAVAGIHGYSEARIFCRHFDAELVSIAGQYKLNEDFDDSVRGKAVQIYLEDDRLRIQPFEG; via the coding sequence ATGTCCTCATCTGTTGCACATACGCCAGTTCTTGAGTTAAAAGGCAACCTGCTGTCTCTGATGGTGTTGTATCTCTACGACAGCGACAGGGACCGTATTGAACAGCAGTTCACCGAGAAAATCGCCAAGGCAAAGAATCTGTTCCACAACGCCCCTCTTGTTCTTGACCTGAATGCGCTGCAGAATCCGGAAGCTCCGGTCGATTTTCATCACCTTGTGGATCTGTTTCGAAGACACGGTCTGGTACCCGTCGGCATTCGGGGAGGCAACTCCCAACAGCAGGAGGCGGCGCTTCGTCTGTCCCTGGGAATTCTTCCCGACACCAAGCCCGTCGTCTCCAGGACAGAACCTCAGGAGGAGCGGACGCTCCCTGCAACGAAGGACAAAATCGTCTCCCAGCCCGTTCGCTCCGGGCAGCAGGTGATAGCCCTTCAGGGAGATCTGGTGGTTTTGTCGGCGGTCAACCCCGGAGCGGAAGTTCTGGCAGGAAAAAGCATTCATGTGTACGGAGCCCTGCGGGGGCGGGCCGTCGCGGGAATCCACGGATATTCCGAAGCCCGGATTTTCTGCCGGCATTTCGATGCGGAACTGGTTTCCATTGCCGGACAATATAAGCTGAACGAAGACTTTGACGATTCGGTGAGAGGCAAAGCCGTTCAGATTTATCTTGAAGATGATCGTTTGAGAATCCAACCCTTTGAAGGATAG